The following is a genomic window from Neisseria zalophi.
ATAAATCTTCAACAGCAGGCATGGTATGGATTAAATCACCCATACTGGAAAGTCTGACCAACAGCGTTTTCATAACCATGCCTTATTCCGATTTACTATGTTTCACGTGAAACAAAATCAAACTATTGATTTTTAATATATTTATCAATAGCTTCTGCATTTTCTAGCACCACCGCGCCGGCATCCATCATTTCATTCCAAGCCGTTTCGATGGTTTCCGGCGCAATGCCGCGACAAGCTGCCGCATTCACAATCACTTTCCAATCGCCACCTTTAAGCAACTGTAAAACCGTGGTTTTAACGCAATAATCGGTAGCCAATCCGCCCACCAACACAAAATCGGTTTGTTTGCTATGCAGCCATTCCAACAAGCCCGTGCTTAGTTTTTCACCAATATCATGAAAACACGCGCCATAAGGGTGAAATTCAGGGTCGACACCTTTCCACACGCAATAATCGTATTCGGTTGCTTTCGGCAGGCCATCGAGCAA
Proteins encoded in this region:
- a CDS encoding nicotinamidase, encoding MIVSIDVDAQKTFTPLCPKELPVAEGDTIVEELNAQAALADLRVMTKDAHSMSAKWLVDNTEDMLQPTGLPEADLTWVAHAVVGSEGYELLDGLPKATEYDYCVWKGVDPEFHPYGACFHDIGEKLSTGLLEWLHSKQTDFVLVGGLATDYCVKTTVLQLLKGGDWKVIVNAAACRGIAPETIETAWNEMMDAGAVVLENAEAIDKYIKNQ